ACActtcaccaaaattttgaagattatgCCAATACATCTTTTTTTGTATGTCAGGCTCGTGCCTTAAAATCTGCCTCACCCAAAATtcacagacagacagacagacagatgaccttggaaaGACAAGttgataggtcaatgacctcagagGCCAGATAGGGAGTCAGATGGTATTTATAAGCAAGACTGATGGGTCAATGAGACAATGACCTTATGAggccaaaaaagaaaaagatgtCCTTGAGATCCTAGACAGACGGTTCAATGACCTCAGAGGCCACACAGGGAGTCAAGTGGCCTTCAGAAGCAAAGCTGATGGGTGCATGACCTCATGAGGTGACATAAAGGAAGCCAGGTGTTCTTGataagccagacagatgggtcaatgacctaagaggccagacaagaagacagacaaccttgagaactCATACAGATAAGTGAATGACCTGTGAAGTCAAATGgtcttgagaagccagacagatggatTAATGACCTCCTAGATTGAACTGGAAGCCAGAAAACCTTGAAGAGCCACATAGATAGGCCAATGACCGGATAGGTCACACAGGAGCCAGATGGTTTTTCTAAGACAGGCAAATAGGTAAATGACCTGAGAAGTCAGACAAGAAGACAGGCGGccttgaaaagccagacagataGGTTAATGACCTTAGAACTTCGACTGAAAgccagacaaccttgagaggccagatagatgggtcaatgacctcagagCTTGGACTGGAAGTCAGAGGACTTTGAGAAGCAAGACAGTCTTAAGAAGTTACACAGATGGATCAATGACCTCAGAGCTCAAACCGGAACCCACACGAAATTGTAAAGCCAGACAGATGGATCAGTGACCTCACAGGCTCACAGATCAAGCAGGAAgccagatgaccttgagaggtcagacagatTGGTCAGTGACCTCACAGATTGGGCAGGAagccagacgaccttgagaggtcatatagatgggtcaatgacctcagagCTTGGATTGGAAGTCAGATCAGAGGACTATGAGAAGCAAGATGGTCTTGAGAAGTTACACGGATGGATCAATGACCTCAGAACTCAAACAGGAAGCCACACGACCTTGTAAATCCAGAcggatgggtcaatgacctcacaGATCGGACAGGAAGCCAGACGACATTGAGAGGCCAgatagatgggtcaatgacctcagagCTTGGACAGGAAGTCCGTGGACTTTCAGAAGCAAGACAGTCTTGAGAAGTTACACGGATAGATCAATGACCTCAGAACTCAAACAGGAAGCCACATGATTTTgtgaagccagacagatgggtcaatgacctcaaaacTCGGCCAGGAAGCCAGACGACCTTGCGAGGCCAgatagatgggtcaatgacctcagagCTTGGACAGGAAGTCCGAGGACTTTGAGAAGCCAGATGGTCTTGAGAAGTTACACGGATGGATCAATGACCTCAGAACTCAAACAGGAAGCCACACGACCTTGTAAATCCAGAAGgatgagtcaatgacctcaCAGATCGGGCAGGAagccagacgaccttgagaggccagatagataggtcaatgacctcagagTTTGGACTGGAAGTCAGAGGACTTTGAGAAGTTACACGGCTAGATCAATGACCTCAGAACTCAAACAGGAGGCCACACGACCTTGTGAAGTCAGaaagatgggtcaatgacctcaaaacTCAGCCCGGAagccagacgaccttgagaggccagacagatgggtcaacgACCTCAGAGCTTGGACTGGAAGTCAGAGGACTTTGAGAAGCCAAGCGGTCTTGAGAGGTTACACTGATAGATCAATGACATCAGAACTCAAACAGGTAGCCATACAACCTTGtaaagccagacagatgggtcaaagACCTCACAGATCGGGCAGGAAGCCAGACGACATTGAGAGGCCAGatagataggtcaatgacctcagagCTTGGACTGGAAGTCAGAGGATGAGAAGCAAGACGGTCTTGAGAAGTTACACAGATAGATCAATGACCCCCAGAACTTAAACAGGAAGCCACACGACCTTGtaaagccagacagatgggtcaatgacctaacAGATCGGGCAGGAAAATAGACGACCTCGAGAAGTCAGACAGACATTTTCGAATGAATTGCAGTTTTTTGCTATAACTATAGTTCTTTCTCGATCTgcttcgaaaaaattcactcactTTCAAAAGATGCTACCTATATCTATGTTCTTCAGAGTCTCGTATGACTACCTAAGCCTTTTGCCATGAAAATCCAGAGCTAATTTTAGGGTTTTACTGAGCGATTGTAAATTGGCAACTCGGTGACTTTTtactttttggtaggtatattcatttcaaaataggtcatagaattttttggggggattttCGACCTAATTTTGTGTCTCAAAATGTGCAATGTTCAGAAAAACCGATACCTGGAGCCTGGAGGGTTGATAAGTAATAAGGAATGAACTATGAAGTGAACCAAATGTCAGTTTTCTATCTTGctttcatcttttgattttttctatgaACATTTGGGCAGGTTCAAATctctaaaaattcactttaaaaaaaataaaatttctcttGGTGGTGTATTCTTGGATATGTGCTAGGCTTTTTTTGTTTGATCCCAAAATTGTCCACTGTTTAGTAAATGTTTTTGTGCGTGTTTGTGGAGGAGGGGGATGTTATGTAATACTTACAGCAACATaaggtatttttatttctcaaataacatatagaaatatttttaaaaaatatgtaacaacaaaaatcaaacagtaacattaggtaggtaccttaagtACAAACGAATCGTCTATCGATCATATCTTTAAGCACATCACTCACCGCCTTTGTAGCAATCTCTCCACCAGTTGCCGCATATGCCTGAGCTAAAATTTCCTTCGGTATTTCCATTACtctaaattcttgaaatttcctACTAATTTCCGGATCCAAGGTAAGCTCAAAAGGAATATTATTGTCATCGGCGATCAAACTGGGTAAAAAATACGTCGTAATCAAATACCCATAAAATGACTTGCCTACAAATTCTGAAAGAATTGTGGACCTGCAAGGTACTTGtgtttttggaaatgtttctTTCAGAGCTGTATAATACTGATCGATTAATTTATTCCAATGAGTATTTCTCGTCGATTGATCACAATTCATGTACAAAACTCCCAATAAATCTATTACAGGTGAAGCATATCGACAGGTTGCCATATCCACGAGTTTCAAATCTACTGGAACgttattttcatatttaaacATGATATTATTTCTCAAGTAATCTCCGTGGCAAAAAACCGACAATGGGTTCTTCGTATCACCGGTTAAAACATCCACGTAAATTTCGTCAGTCTTTTCGAGCAATGCTTTAAATTTTCGCACATATTTTTCGTACTTTGGATCTCGTTGTAAGCTTTCCAGCGCACGTTGTCCGACCAGTCGTAGAAAATTTCTTAATTCGTGATTGGCTAGGAAATTAGTTTCGGGAATATTATTAACTAAAGGATGGAATAATTCGGGTATGTCGCGTTTAGCTTTATAAGAGAACGCGTGGAATTGGCCGAGTTTACGCATCATTAACATCAAGTGATCGAGATCGAGGAAGGATTTCTTCGGAGCCATTTTGTATCCTGAATGTTTCAAATCTTCCAGAATCATCATCGATTTATCCTTTCCCGCTGCAAAGGTCATCTCACCGTGGTAGAATTTTGGAAACAGGGTAGAAAACGAATTATCGATGGTGTTCATGGCGGGAATAATTTTTGTGTAGAAATTCATTTCGTTGAGGTATTGAAACGAGATAAATTTACTGATCGACATACTTGGCATGATTTTCAGCATGACTGCGTTGGATTTGTGGACGTTGCCTCGTTCATCTTGGTAGATAATGTTTCCATAATATGGGCGTGAGTTGAAACCGTCGTCTCTTTTTTGAGCATCTTTCTTGTTCGATTCTTCCTCCACTTCGAATCCTTGATAGGTACTATTTTCACCGAAAATGTCGACGCTGTTCGTGATGAAATTTATGATTACGTTTCGAACCCAAGGGTGGTCCATTTTAAACACATTTAactaagtaggtaaaaaaataataatttcgattattttgtaACGAATTGAACAATAGGTGTGGTATACACAAAAATCTAGAGCTTTATGAACACAGTGGTACCATAGTGCTTTGGCACATgtgtaaaaattaatgaagtagGTAGATAATTTATCTTTAATCTGAACGGGTGATACATTCAAGTGGACTgtgacgttgaaaaaaatattgagattaGTTAAACTGTTCAAATAAATGATTGAATGTAACCTATAGTCGAGCTTCGTCGTTCGTtgatttcaagtacctacctacctatctacttaacTATAGATAATTTTAGATTAAGATGCACTTTCTTTCACTAAAACTGcagattattattattatattttttgaacatattttggGTTACCTAGACTTATAGTCCAACATTTGAAatcatctacctacctaatctttTAGATCTTTTGCACCCTGACAAGGCATAGATCACAAAATATTCCTTCAAAATCAtattaattgaagaaaaaaacaattttgtatATCTTGTGAACActtcgtatttttaaaacataaatCATATCaggctgaatttcatttcgaaaattgaaaattttgcccaaaactGACCAATTTAAAACTGCAAAGATTCAAAAATGGCCTCCTAAAAGTAAACAAAAGTGGtcacttgaacaaaatttcaccaaattgacctaaaaagccAAAAGTTGGTGTGTATcccatttttgacatgccaaatcgattagaaacggttttgaaaagttttgagagttctagaggctccagaaaattttagaattttagatCACATTCATCAAcgaaaatatgattttagaacaattttgagctaaaaattgggtacctatattatattcttagaattttgaaaaagtgccatgaTGACTCATAAGCTGAAATTTCTgactgaaaatccaaaatttctatctcaacttttttgagcagttttgagcATTGGAAGTATTTTATCTCGCCAaaatttgatgatgattttctggatttcaaaaaaaaaaaaaaaaaataccatgcAACCAAttaaaacgagttgaaattttacgagaagatcaaatgtttgcttttttgagcaatttcgaaGAACTTTGAGCACGTAGGAGGGTCataattttctggatttttgaaaaaggaatcCCTGTGACCCAtaaaaacgagttgaaattttacaagaagATCAACTATGAGTATatcgacaaaaatattttttgagcaattgtgaagaattttgagctgaaattttagggataattttcagaattttgaaacatacctacaccaaattttagctttacaactggATTGGATGTAATTGTGCAGAAATTAGTAATTTCCCAAAGTTAAGTAGGTATcttactagaggctccagaactactacctactcaaaacagctcaaaatcgCTTTCAATTACGTAATTTGATGAGTCTAATTTTAAACTTGGAATTCTAGAATGTAGAAATTGagttaatttgagaaaaaaacatacctatccatgatttaaaactttttttgaacaggagactttacatgaatttttttcatcagaatatttaaaagaaaaaaagtccaaaatttgcACAGTAGATGACGTTTTCTTGTCTAAAACAAACCCTTTAAATCCGAATTTCAACATTTGGGGCTTTTCTGGAGTCTTCGgagtgattttcgatttctccagaattttaaaaattactactGCAGGCATTTAAAAACCGAGTTATGGTTCGTTCTCGACTTTTGGCCCAGTCTGCAgatggggtcattccatgtcaattcgaccaacgttttagatgtcatgtctttcgatttcgctcaaattttttttacaatatctatctatacacccagtaagtaagaaacccgcaatcagtttggtcccagccccctcagggggcggatgagggggggcttccattattttcacattgtctcgaggtactcaacttcagcagtgcattcctccaaaattatgatactttgatcaagactgatttcacagttcaaaaggatattgaattttgaactttttaag
This region of Planococcus citri chromosome 5, ihPlaCitr1.1, whole genome shotgun sequence genomic DNA includes:
- the LOC135848447 gene encoding uncharacterized protein LOC135848447, encoding MDHPWVRNVIINFITNSVDIFGENSTYQGFEVEEESNKKDAQKRDDGFNSRPYYGNIIYQDERGNVHKSNAVMLKIMPSMSISKFISFQYLNEMNFYTKIIPAMNTIDNSFSTLFPKFYHGEMTFAAGKDKSMMILEDLKHSGYKMAPKKSFLDLDHLMLMMRKLGQFHAFSYKAKRDIPELFHPLVNNIPETNFLANHELRNFLRLVGQRALESLQRDPKYEKYVRKFKALLEKTDEIYVDVLTGDTKNPLSVFCHGDYLRNNIMFKYENNVPVDLKLVDMATCRYASPVIDLLGVLYMNCDQSTRNTHWNKLIDQYYTALKETFPKTQVPCRSTILSEFVGKSFYGYLITTYFLPSLIADDNNIPFELTLDPEISRKFQEFRVMEIPKEILAQAYAATGGEIATKAVSDVLKDMIDRRFVCT